The Porites lutea chromosome 7, jaPorLute2.1, whole genome shotgun sequence genome includes the window ATACTGGTTTACACAGAATTCTTCGGTACTAAGGAGTGGCTAAAAATCACTGATGATTGTTCCTCACCGGAAATACCTAGAAACAGCTGCCGTAAGGACATGTTTGATTTGACGTACGATAAAAAGCGATATGCTGAAAGCGAATTTGTCATATTCCACGCCCGAGATATGCCTGGTGTGGATCACCTGAAAACGATAATGAAAAATAAGCCCTCGTCGCAGTTCtggatttattttttacaagaaagtcCAAATGCTACTCCTGATACCCGACCTTTGAATGGAATGTTCGATTTGACTATGACGTATAGATCCGATTCAGACTTCCGATGGCCTTATGGGTCTTATAGGGAGATCCCATTTGAAAAGACTTCACAATTAGATTTCTCCGTCGGGAAGGACAAACTGGTTTCCTGGATGGTTAGCAACTGTAACTCTCATCTCAGAAACTCGTTTGTTCATGAGCTTCAAAAGTACATTGCAGTTGATGTATTTGGATCGTGTTCGGGACAATTTGGCAAATCAAGGTCCTGTCCACATGGAGAAACTTGCAGAAATATTATTAAACAGTACAAGTTCTACCTTAGCTTTGAAAATGCATTATGCGAGGACTATATCACTGAAAAGTACTGGGGCCGTATAGGTAAGCAAGCTTATTTACGAAATATAGGAATTGATGGTAGCCcagtttttagtttatttataaataacGTTATTGCTTATGTAGGTCagcaagtttttgttgttgttgttgtttgtttattggtggggggggggggaggggtaaagGAGGTGTCTTATAGgcaaaaaataacagagaagtGTCACCGCACCTCATCCCGCCAACCCCCCTTTTTTATAAACAATATTTATTACAACATTTGCTCTAAGAGCCTAAAGGGCTCATCTAGAGAGCTCACGCTGTTTacattaaatatttaaaaaatacaaatgcacATCACGATCGAACGCACACACTCCTAAAAAAGcgaagaataaaaagaaaaaacaaaaataaatataaaaaaacacaGCAACTAACAGAGCTATTTGATAGCGAAATAAACGACTTGACAAGGTGAAACAACCTACCATTTAAGAGGCAATCGATTAAACAACGCCTTTCGTTTTCTCTTTGAAGTCGATTGGACATAGTACGTGTTACACATATTAGGCCGAGCGAGCTTCAGTGGTTGAGTCCGTCAGAAAAGAAGAACGTAAAATGtctgaaaaggaaaaacaaaagatcgcttgtagctttttcttttcactttcgCTTCTAACTGTATATGTTTAAGCTCGGCTCCGGTCTTGTTCGGGTGAAGGAGCGCGGGCTTATTTTCCGAACACCGGCTGGTAATCAAGCTTAGTACATGTCAAGACCTGCAAGAAAAATTCGGGGGCTAATTAACTAACCGAAATGGAGCACCAAACTGCTTTTACAAACAACGAAGGGATGGTATCAATTCTCCAtgcaccgaatgcaaatatggcggatctctcggtcggcccgggtctagctgcgcgaaagcgaggctagtgaggcctcaagAGTTATGTTTTGACTGCGCATCATAGCGATTGAGTCGATCAATACGGTTTCCTTCGAGTTGTTACGTGCTTAAGAGCCATCAAAGAGGCGATTTAACTCCAGCAGAAACGAAAGTTGATTATCTTCGCTTTGCCAAGGTTCTttacgaagaaagaaatggattcaagcgattcggcgcggcgaatGGAGGCACTTTACTATCACGGAGTTGAAAGAacgaaagtgtgctcgcttcacttCAGAAGAGAAGACTCACAAAACTATTAGAATGGGCGAATAACGGAGAGATTCATGGTtctgtttcaagtttgctttgtccgttctCTTACCAAGGAAAGGTAAACATCTTCGAGAACAGGTGAATCCGCCGTCGCGACTTACCAATCTTTAGGAGTTCTCAGAGACACAACGACAGACAACGAGGCCGAATATTTTCACAGTCTTCACGATCCTGTGTTCACGAGTTTGAGCAGTGCCATAAAAGAagcatttttttggaaaatcgcTGTTAGTTTATCTCGAAACCAATTGACAAGTTGCTAAAATAGATCACGTGCAAGGTCAAATACAATGCTCGAATACTTGCTCGCTCTTTCTCTGACAGAacgtttttccttcttcttactttcttagTTCCCAACGGTTCCTCTGTCAGTTTTTTCAGTGCACTTTGATCAAGGACTGTGTTTGAAATATGtcgctttcttctggttcttacaTAGTTTCATTGGCCACGCTTGTAGGATTAACAGGCGATTGTTATTCTTGTGTCTCATTCATACTCGTCactattgttatattttaatgaaGCTGTTTTCAGCGTGAAATCTAAAAGATTTTACAGTCAACAGCGGATGCTCCCGTTCtcgagaatgtttaccttttgttgAATAAATAACAGACCATGCAAACATCTTGGAACAGCACCATCTCTTAAGTCCTCTCTTCTAAAGTAAGTGAAGCGAACACACTTTCGCTGTAAAGTGCTTCCcatcgccgcgccgaatcgcatGAATCCTTTACTTTATTTGTGAAAAGATCTCGGGAAAGTAGAGGCTATTCCAGCTAgagtaaaattttctttttggtgGCCCTCAGGCACGCAATAACTCGAGGCAAACCATATTGAtcgactcaatcgctaagacgcgcagtcaaaacaaaactcttgaggcctcactagcttcgctttcgcgcaactagacccgggctagccgagaggtccgccatatttgcattcggtgtataaAGAACTAGGACGCAAAGTGGAAATACTCAAGCACATGACGTTAGAGGTCTTGCAACCAAACATCAAAACAAGTCTGAACTTCCAGCATATGAGTTAACAGTACTGGATCACTCCATATTTTAGTAATTTTGTTGTGGAAAATAAGGgacgggccggggggggggggttaaaagagaggggtaggcttaataactttcttcccctgaaaagggggggaggggcttatttgagagggggcttaatagaggatttacggtaatcaTAAATTTTAAGTCTCAAGGCCCTTATTTGCGGTTTTATCTTCATTACAGGAGATGAAAACGTCATACCAGTAGTCTTAGGAGGCGCCAACTACAGCAAACTCGCCATTCCAGGTTCATATATCAACGTTATTGACTTCAAGACGGTGAAAGACCTTGCAGACTACCTCCACTACCTTGACAAGAACAATACCGCCTACAATGAATTTTTCAGTTGGAGACAAAAATATCGAGTAGGCAGAGAGGGGTGGTCCTTTCTTTGCATGTTCTGTGAAACTCTTAGAACCGATTTCAAACAAAGAGGCCGATATAAAGACCTGACAGGCTACTGGGTTGGTAAAGGAAGATGTAATGAAAAGGACGAGCGTGTTAGAAGAATGTGGAGTTGAGATGCTTGGAAAACTCCTCCACTTCACAGTGATATAGTTTGGTGATTGGGTGAAAAAgtcatccatccatctatctgTACCAGCTGGTTTCTAGCTGATCTAGCGCTACGTCCGCGAACTCTTCTACGTAGACGTTAGGCACTAGTTGGTGATACAGGGAGCCTCATGGGTGCACCATAGTTGTTTATAGGTCTGACCGTCTTAAACAATTGAATTAAGTTTCTAAAGTAGTCACGAATTATTCCTAATTTTTAAACCATTGGTTAAAAAGGTAAACAGGTATGATAGACATATCTCGGTCCATGGGAAATCTCGCGAATAAAGCTGAGAAAAGCTAAAGAAGTCTagcttcattttcattttcctctAGCGCCCTTTTAAGACCCTGGGGTgcatatgttgtggtttaatattatccttggtttaatttttatctccttttgtcttttggtatggtaatatatgataatgagtttgaaacaaaagaaaataataatgaaaccaaggataaaattgaaccacaacacataTTTAGAATGAGGAAGAGGTTGTAATTTCCAAGTGCTTATTTTCTTCGGTGAATGTATAATATTTGCCCATCGGACAAGCATGTTGTCTTATAGTAATTGCAGTTTATTTCAAACGcgaaaaattaattgaaatgtAACAAATGCCGCGTAAATTAATTGCAGtatatttttgttctgttttgaaCTTGAGCAGTGGCCCATTTGGGTTCACAATGTGGCCGCCTATAGTTTTGAGTAATGCGTGGGTACTTTTATAAAAAGTTATCACAATTTCTATCTCCCAGTCACTGGATTACAAATACCATGTGCCATAGACCAGGGTCTGGTATGATATCCTTTGTTCCATGTTCTTCCgaaagtaaatgaaaataattgtttttaccTGTTTATTATATTTGAAAAGATTGCTCTGACTAAGACTTAAGCTCAAGCTCTCGAGCAACTTCATTTTATGAACAATCCCTTTGCAGCTATCATAATTCTCCAATGTAGAAATCGAAACtgcaaaaaagtgttttctagATAACATTTACCAGTTTGTTTAAGGAATAGTCTTTTTATTACAGTAGTTACAGCCTGTTAGTATGGTATGGCAGTAGTTAGTTATAATTAACAGCTACTTTCAAGCTGATTATTCTACGAGAGGTGAACTAAGTTGCGGCTAAAACAACTAACAAAAGTTAGCCTGGTCCCAGTGTTAAGATACTGAAAAACATTACTTAAGGGCTAGCTTTTTGAGATGTTTTCTCGTGATATCagtattattttcattttctttcctcctttcttccgtccatttttttttcctttctttccgtTTATCCCGTCTCTCTTTCCTTTCTGTCTCTCACCCAAGTTCGTGGGAGAACCAAGAATTTAAGTGATAACTTAGGCACCGCAGTTTTGTTCACTCCGATAAAATTTTCTCGCGGGTCACACTCTCCTAGCTTAGATCAGTTATTGCAGAATCAACTGAAGAGTCTATCACTAGAGTCTTACCACCTGAAGCAGGCTAACATTTTTATGAAGAGCGTGTAATACCAAACTACAACAGTGATATCCACCCCTCTGCAAGTTCACATTTTATGTTTACTTCCAAGAAGGAACATAACCAATGTAAACCCTTGGATTTACCGCTGGAGTCGGCGGGAAGGTGGATAGAAGGGAGTAGTGCGTATACTTGGGCAACGCCCTCGTTTATTTTGTGCTTTTAAGAAGTGCTTCCGAGATATGGCAATTGATGACTCAGTTGCCTGGCGCCGGCTTAACCGGGATGATCTTTCTCTTTTGCCGAGAACGGTACAACAACCATACCAGGACGGCTACAAGCGAAACCACCAACACAAACATGACAACAGTTATCACTATCAATGCATTCCTTGTAGCGTTACTTGTGGCCTCCGTCACCGAAGGAATTTCAGTTTTTGGCACACACTGGAAATCTTTCACGCCTGCGCAGTACTGCGTGGAGAAGAACACATTATCTGGTGCGCTTTTGAATCCAGTGTTCATGCGGATTAACTTGCCTAACGTCATTGAATTCACCTTGTCGATTTCCTGTTAATTTCAAACAAACGTTGAGTATGAATGTTCTGCAAGTGTCCAGGGTTATAGAGAGGAGAAagcgttacgtcacgttgccgtggtagcaaaatttctggatctcaaaaaAAAATCGTCCTGTAAATATGGCAGAAAGAAACGAAAAGTTGAAAGGAATGAGTCTTCTGTGCTtgattgcactcaggaacaaaacggtagcccatactttttttccatcgttcgacaatgccaatggccgtctctgtcaagaaggattgttgagatccagaactttgctaccatggtaacgtgaagTCACGCTTctctaataataacaaataaaaaagtcttCATTCTTTTTCAATAGATGAAAAAATATCTTTTGTAAGTAGATTATATTAAGAAATTTACATCTAGTTAAAGCAAAAGGTAAAACTGAAGTAAGAATTTAAAATCGAGTGGGGTTCCACTTCGATTCCACAATAGATATCGTTATTACAAAGCTAATTCGTATTAAAAACCAAACGGTTAATTGAAAGAAACGGTTAATTGAAACTTCTCTACAAATCTTGCGATCTTGCCTAGAGAGAATGAAGTGATTGCAGTTGCACTGACTGGCGAATTTTTAACTTTGATCAATTAAGAAGCGAGTTTGCTGTCTACACCgaaataattttttcaagtaTAGGTTTTCAGACTATCGTTGTTCATTGTTTTGGCTAGTTCTTCTGACTTGAGGCTTGGGCGAGTTTCCCTTCGCACAGCTACGTGTAATTGGTTTGTGTATTTTTTACTCTGTTTTGATTGGTCGAAGTAATTCATATTGTTACCTGCCTTGTAGCCGAGTGCCTATTTGCGTAAAGGTGATATTAGACGAAACGATCTGCAACGACGATCTTTAGGGCAGCAAAGATGTGAAAATTCTAAACTATGTTGCAATGCCCCGGCATGCTGAAAAGCGTGGTTGCGATTCGTCCAATGTAACATCGCCTTAATAGGACATGGAAAGGTTATGAGTTAACCCAAGGACACCCACGGTAAAGGTTAACGTCCCTCGTCTGCTTTTCGTTCTTCCCTACGTGCCTTATGCACCTACAAAACTCCTTCCCAGGCTTGCTCTTGATTCTCTGAATTTTGGCACGAGGCTATGTCGTTACTGTCTAAGGATTACGGGTGACTTCTCTTCATACTATGGCTATATTTCAATCGCGTCTATAGCGGTAATGGTAAAACATAATTATTCCACTTACCTCTTTTGACAGATACCGTTCATACCAGAACCTGTCGCCGTCTCTAATTCGCAGGAAATTAAGCATCATGATTCTGGAAGAGACATTACTCCCCTTCAGCGTTGACAGCCATAGATTCATGGCATTAGCAAGAGAAATACAATATTTTAGGGTTATCCAATAGCCATCCCAGGCTTCTGACGCCATTTTAGCTgtgggagaggggaggggggattgGACAggattacagtgaatgtatgctATTTACGCCGACTTTAAAACTCAATTTCAGCCGAAATCGCAATAAATCAACACGTGTTTAGCCCCCTAGAGTCAATTGTGAAGACCATatctacgaaaaaaaaaaatcagaaaccATAAAGGAGAGAGataaaaagaattgttttgcaCTAACGTTCTAAACGTTGGCCCCAGTTCACTGCCATCTTCGTGGTCTTCAGCCAATCCTCCTACCCAGAGGTCAACATTGTTTATGTCCTGGTAAAGGTCCTTCATCGTCGATGCAACCTCGGAGTCTTTGGTGATCTCTGAAAAACTGGTTAACCCTTAAGAAGACAAACAGAATCGAATATGAGGAATCAGTCATTTCAGCAGTCTATTACCCTAGTGATAGGCTActggtttaaatttttattttcagtcacCATGTTAAAGAATCATTGACAACCTGTTACCGACCGTCCGTtcgactgactgactgactgacttactgacaTAGACTGCCTAGAACAGTTGCATAGAGTCAGTTTAATTCCTACCTTTTAAACCTAGAGCTTTTCTCACTGTGTTGTAGTCCGGTAAACCATGATCTCTTCCACGCTGGATATTCTTCGACGCCAAATCTGAACCAAGACCACTACCAGAGGGAAACAAGACATTTCTCATGTCGTCAACCATctgaaaaataatcaaaactTCAGAGTTATCTTATCTTATGATAAGAAATAATGATTGATAATATGGGTTATAGTCCTCGTCAATTAATTGGCAAAGTACAACGGCTCATGATTCCTTCGGAAGAACTCAAAGAATGTAACATATATAAGGTAGTCGGTTGGCAGTGGTAATAGTTTCAGCGGACTGTGAGTAGCGACTCAAAACTTGGCCGGCATTTTTTCTTCGCCTTTTACCAAggtcttttaaaattttcgtGTCCGTGCTGGTTCTGATACTTTTTCAGGACTTAATCACGTTGCCAATGCCAGTGACTTAAATAGTGACTGTAACGGTTTCCTTGACAATGACACTGAATCGATCGATATATAGAATAActaggatgatgatgatgataatgatgatgatagttataatgatgatgatgatgatgatggtggtggatGTGGTAATGGTGGTGGAAGAGGCGGTGGTGATGGTAACGACGACaacgatgacgacgatgatgatgatgtgccATTGGTGACAAAAGTAATTGGAAAATCcgttcttcaaaataataataataataataataataataatatttgtttatttccaccattcgcagatttctctgaattacaggtagggtcaggcaaagacttacaaacattcagttatacatataaatacataaatataaaaacataaatataataaagtagtaaCATGGTAGAAATCGCATACACATTATTACACACAATCGATATACGGCGAATATTTAACTGACACGAATTCTGAGAACCGGTCAGTTCGGCCGGGTAACACATGGCATGATGGTCCTGACCTCAGTGAATACGAGGTTTGTGACGAGATGACCCTGCTGGATATTAGGCGGTAAAGCGGGCTACCGTGCATAGTTTCCGTCCCAAATTTCTTGCACGCCAGGTGGCGTCTGGCCTCTAGAGACAGAAGCCCGGCACGCGCGAGGGTGTCATCGTAGCTCAAGTCAGGACCAAAGATGATTCGTagggctctcttttgcactctttCTAAAGCCATGCAGAGATACTGCGGTAAATCTGCAAAAACTACCGATGCATACTCTAGAACAGATCTTAGTAGGGAGCAGTACACAGCCACCAGCTCCCCATCTTGCACCCCAcaagctttcagttttcttagagCATAAAGGCGGcggtttgatttctttattatatagtcGCAATGAGTCGACCAGCTGAGGTCCGAGGAAATGTACACCCCGAGGAGCTTAAACGATTCCACCGATTCAATAACAGAACCTCCTACCGCTATTGGTTGACTGTAGCAACtattataatgcaaaaaatcaACCCGCATCAGCTTGCATTTACTAGGGTTCAACTGCATGTTGTTACAATGAGCGAAGCTGTTAACGTTATTTACAAGGTATTTCATTACAGACGGAGAGTTGCGAGGAATTACCTCCAATATTGTTAGATCGTCTACGTACTTAATTCTAGGACCCCAGGAACGCACCAGATCGTCAACCATGACGGCAAACAAAATGGGGCTCAGCTTGGTCCCCTGGGGAATTCCACCATTCGGGGATTTACTAGCTGACGACACGTTTGCAAGCTGGACGCGCTGAGATCTGCCTTGTAAAAAAGCGGCTAACCACCTCACCAAGGAGGGGTGTAACCCATAACCCGAGAGCTTACGAAGCAAAATTCGATGATCTATAAgatcaaaaccttttttgaaatctgcaaaaaagaaacatagCGCACAGTTTCCCTTATCAAGCGCATCTAGTGCAAGATGGAGTAAGTACACTAACGCTTGAGAGGTCGATCTACCAGAAAGAGCAAACTGTTTAAGGTCAAGTTTGTCAAGTAATACAGGTAGTAATCTAACCAAAGTGAAGCTTTCCATCACTTTAGCAACTTGACACGTCAGCAAGACTGGTCTAATGTCCTTTTCAACAGACATCGCAGGCTTCTGCTTCGGGAGAGGTCTCACAACAGCGCTCTTCAACAGGGGTGGGAGAAAGCCTTGCCGAAGTGAAGCATTATACATGTCACTGATGACCGGGCCAAGTTCGTACGCAAATTCCTTTAGGACAACGTTCGGGAGACCATCCGGGCCTGGGGCTTTCTTGATCTTGATCCCGCGTAAGGCCTTCTCCGCTTCCCAGGGTGTCGTCAGCAACTCAGTTGGTACAGACTCTACGGCAATGCCGGCCACATCATCAGGGGTCAAGGGTACAAACTCCCGGGTGAGGTTTACAAAAAAGTCGTTAATCCTGTCGCACAGGGCAGCAACAGAATCGACAACATCTCCGTCAACTAGCTGACAATACCACTGACCTGAGTCGTCCGATATACCAGCGAGGTTTTTAACTTCCCTCCACCATTTCCCCACATTAGAGTCTTTCAGCCCATTAACTTTGGTATCATAATAGAACTTCTTGGCAGATGTAATTGCCCTTTGCACTTTATTTCTCCACATTTTAAATGCATGGGAGTTCTTGCCAAACCGAGACAGCGCGTGTTGTCTGCGCGCGACCAAGAACTTTATTTTTGGCGAGATCCAGGGCTTATCAGAGGAATGGACACGGAATGACTTCAAAGGGAGGAAGCGATTCACTGCGTCTGACATTATCCGGTAAAAGAGATCAAACTTTTCCTCGCACCTGTCCAGAGAAAACACCTCATCCCAAGACAAGAAAACAAGAGTCTAATTGTCCTAGTTAGTGAGAAAAATAAGAGAAGTTTGCAAATGAACTCCTGGTTTTACTTTTTACCAAGATTTTTATGATCGTAAGGTAATAACTAACTCGAAAAACTGGTCTGATGTGTTGCTGGTGAACACAGTAATTCCATGTCTGTCACACTACAAACCTTCAAATCGACCTCTTGAGCTGCTTGCCTGACTGCTCCTCTAAACAGAGGGTCCAGTCCTCCCTCCCTCTTCACTCTTTCAGGAGAAAAGAAAACGTCTCTGAGAGAAACGTGTCCATACGGAGACATCGTGCCATCCTCTTCATACCTCCACAAGTGAGTGTTGACCTGACTGTGGCCAAATCTACAGGTAAAAATAGCAATACATTCAAACCGTTGTGATCCAAGCTGTGTCAGCTGTTGGGTTTGCCATACTCTCAGTTTAGCCCTTtcagccctaagagtgatccgCAATATCATGAATGCTtcataaaacagagtggtcattaGAATTGAGCACATGATCACAGAAGGCGAATCTAATAActgatatttcaacaaattctctcacTGTTTGTGTTGAAAGAAAACGTATAGGgaaaacaaatgagaattttactttTGATATTACTTTGTTTATGGGGTTAAAAAGGCCACTATTATTTTCCACCTCCCTGCCGATAAAGCACCACTGTTCCTACAGACCTAACGCCTTCGTTTACTCAGTGCGCAGGTTAGCGCAAttctatcattttttttcttttgccgtCAGTGGTCTAGGTCGGCGGGGTGAGATCATACAGGAAATGAAGCCCCAGCAAAGTGCGCTCTATAATTATAGAGggcctacttttttttttattgtaaataacttagatatatatactttttactcaaatattgtaacataagatatgtattttttatcttgtgtggAAATAAAGACTACTATACTATAGACTACTATATTTCAATTGTATATTcaaataaaatatgaataataaGAATTCGTTTGTTACCTGAAGGCAGCTGTTGACATCATATTGCTCATGCCAACGTTTATAGTGTCATTGTACCCCTGATAAGGAGGGATGTGCGTGGTGCCCCCCAACAGCGAAGGCAAGTACTCGCGGAATGTCATGGCCTGGATCTCAGCCGCTACCAGGCGACGCGCAGCCTGAAATATTTGCTCGTCAGTAGCCTgggaaaaagaagaagcaagTGGCAATGTTCTCTCTTCGTGTAATAAATATCTTGATCGTTTACTCATTTAGGCATTCATGTCAGAATTCGCAAAAAAAGATTACATTTTTACTACGGGGAATAGAGGGTGAAAGTCCGCCCGTTATCAGACCACCTAATAAATAAAGCTGAGATGCTCCACGTCTCTTGTCCACGTACAATCACGGAAACCCAAAAAGGTGGATCTGTTAAAGGTCAATTCAACCAACCATGACCTATAGCCTAAGGTCGTGGCGTTACAGAGCGTTACAGAGCGTTACAGTTTACTAGATGCGACGAGAAAGGTTGACACTTAAACAAACATTTAAATCTCTTTAAGGTCTTTTAAAATTACCTAAACTGTAAATAGGTTAAGATTTTATGCTctgtatttttaatttattttaaatttgtaaGGAGAAGGGTGGGtaattctttccttttaaaatttgatttaTAGTTTCAACTTGTGGTGTACCTGAAAATAGTTTTGTCGTGGGTCGTAGGTCTTAGTCTCTTTAAGATTTTTCTTCCAGTACGCAAAAGTCAGAGCCACAGTGTAAGGACTAAATTAAACGTTTTACTTTAGATACAATCTGCAGTCTCAAAGGGGTTAAAACCAAAATGTGCAGAATTATTAGCGACATCTCTAGAAAGTATTACTCATAAATGGTCAAGGTTTTGGAGTAAAAGTCACAAAGACTAAAGTCTCACTCTTACTAGTGTAATGAGTATGAATAAAGAATTCCAGTGATTTTTAAACAGGCGTTATTCCCCACAACCTCAAACGTAGTTGAGGCAATTTATTCTTAACAAGTAGCACTAGATTCTCGAGGTTTTGCCGACTCCCGACTCTTTCTACTTCAAAAGGGAAAAAGCAAACCTGCCCTTCCCACCTGACTGCAGTCTACAAATAAGTTCCCTTGTCTCGGGCGCTTGGACTAATAATACCCTTATTTCAAATTATATAAGTTAAAACCAAGTGTTGTTGCTTTACCTGAGGATTTGTGCTTTTGTATTCATCACATAGTCGGTTGTGTTCACGTACAAAGAGAGTATGAAATGCTATCAAACCCGGCTGTTCATTGGCTCGTGAGTCCCCGGCAACAAACAGCAGACTTGCTACTCGCCCAACTGGATTGTCATTCGGTAGCGCCTCATTATTTTCCTGTTTACAAAACACGTTTCAACAGGTGCTAGTTGCTTAATCTGAAAAATCATTTTGACTTTGGCGTAGAAGTTTAGTATTTCTAGTTTCTAGTTTGTGAAAGTATGAGTGAAATATTAAAGACTTTCAACAAGCATTGATAAATTGTGTCTCTTGTTTGAAAAGTGTTGCAAGTGACGTAAAAGTGTATCTTCGACCCCTCCCCAGATATAAtttttgcaaacatttttgAGGGGAAGGGAATGGCTTACTGAAGAGGGGAGCCAAGGCCTTTTTGAAAACTGGAACCTAAGCGTAAGCAGTGAATGTATAATGAAAAAGTTCAAACCGTTGCATCGCGCACTTCATTTGGAGGAGGTTTAATTAGAAGGCGaggctttataaatttgggcaACTGAAAAGGGAGGGGGCTGGAAAAAGGGGAGGATAAACTACAAGAAAGATGACAACTGTGTCATAGCAAACGATAAATGAGTTCAGACAAGTACACGGACCCTGACTGTTTTGTGTTGAAAAGCAAAATAAGAAgtccttttcttttcaaagtt containing:
- the LOC140943031 gene encoding 3-galactosyl-N-acetylglucosaminide 4-alpha-L-fucosyltransferase FUT3-like translates to MRETVVRTLIFVCFLCATLLLITVFLNPLGNTLRQTIPISRLALGRLRNKELESAAENNTSNVTQKPFVILVYTEFFGTKEWLKITDDCSSPEIPRNSCRKDMFDLTYDKKRYAESEFVIFHARDMPGVDHLKTIMKNKPSSQFWIYFLQESPNATPDTRPLNGMFDLTMTYRSDSDFRWPYGSYREIPFEKTSQLDFSVGKDKLVSWMVSNCNSHLRNSFVHELQKYIAVDVFGSCSGQFGKSRSCPHGETCRNIIKQYKFYLSFENALCEDYITEKYWGRIGDENVIPVVLGGANYSKLAIPGSYINVIDFKTVKDLADYLHYLDKNNTAYNEFFSWRQKYRVGREGWSFLCMFCETLRTDFKQRGRYKDLTGYWVGKGRCNEKDERVRRMWS